DNA sequence from the Kazachstania africana CBS 2517 chromosome 4, complete genome genome:
GGAAATATTGTCGGCCATGTTCAACAAATAAATGAATTCTGTTTCTTTCAAGTACTTGTCGATGAGATAAGAACTTGATTGAAGTtcctttgataaaaaattgctCATGAGAAGTTTTGGCCTTGTTATACCACTTTGCAGCTTCAAAGTTTTGGTGCTAAAATCCAATTTCCTATCTGTTACTCTGTCAACATACGTGAGTAACTCTGACTTATGGCCTTCGATAAAACTATTTATGTCTATCATCCATGGCTCCTTCTTACCAAAGAGTGTTAAAGTCGATAAATTCATCAACGTTTTGCTAAGAAGAGTAAGTGTTCTTCTAGTCGTATCATTCAGATGATGTTCAGTGAACTTAAAAAGCTTGGGATTCAAAATCACTGGACAAAAGaatcgaagaaaaagaatacCAGAGATACAGTTTAAGATGGTACTTTCATCGCCAGCACATACTTTTTCTAAACTCATTCGGAACGATTTCAAGTAAGATCGAATTTCAGGTGGCAAATCGTTGCTTGTACTATAAATCAacttccaaatttttttaacCCAGGTGATAAGCCTTTTACGATTTTGCTTTATAATCGAACTATCTGTGGAAAGTACTTCTTTACTAATACGTGAAGGGTCAATCTCGCATGATTTGCCGTCATCTATTATTTCTCTGAGAATCGCGCCAATAGATTTGTTCAGGTACTCATTCCCTATTCTGAAGAAGTACTTTTCTGTAGTTTTAGTCATAATAGAATTCCCCCTGAAAAGAGAATTGTATATATGCGAAGAAGTCAGGTTTTTGTGACTATTTTTGTATATCGATTTGTTTATCGTTGATAATTCCCTTTCAATTAAAGTCTGAAACCATTCATCTAATCTCTCATTTAGTTGAAAAACATCAAGACATGTCGAGGAAACTTCTTCCAATTTGAGCGAATGGTTGACTTCAAGCACTTTATATACGTCATTGGCTATTTTTGGAAGGCTTGCAATTGATAGAAACCTTTCCAGCTTGGCATAATTCGTAGGAGGTAACACAAAATTTGCAGTGGAGTTTATTTTGATGCAAATTGTACCCACCTGGAAACTCGGGTTCGAGGTCAAATATAATGGAACCCTTGTTTCCTTTTGAAAAACCGGATCTGAAAGCATAGCCTGGGTTATTTTCACTAAACCTACCATTTTATCCATGCCTCTTCTAACTTTTTGCATGATTTGGATATATATGGATTCAACCAGAAGACTTTCgtgaaaattgaattcttctctCCAAAAAGGTTTggtatttgaaattatggGGGTTTTTGCCCATGCATGATCCCACATTGAGACTAGGGAATAAAAGGCAGGCTTTTCATTGGGAGCATCGAGTTCAACTGCTTCCAAATCTGCCTCTAAAATACCGATATCAAACTTATTCGACAACCGTAAGCTATTCGAACTATCAGATGCAATAAGAGAGAAACGTTCGGGAATTGCAAACGATTTCAAGGCAATAAACCAATCTTCTTGATCTATTTTCAGCGGAAAACGCAGTATAAGTTGCTCATCGGCAAGACGATTCTTTAAATAGCCAAGAAAAAAGCCGTTTTCTGTCGATACACTTAATTGATTTCTCAAAGAAGATAATATACCGAGAAAAAGGCATGAATCATTCATTAATAGCGAATAATCAAGTGCCCTTATTTCTGACCTTAACAGTTTAGTAATATCAACAGAATAAAGTAGGGTACCATCATTTTGTAGCAGAAAATCCATAGTCCCATTCGATTTTAAAACACCCATACTAGGAAACCATCCCCAGGCTTccatattcttttctttgaaaaggaGGTCTGGTTTTTCTAAGTTGTCTATTATTTggatatttttatttctcaCGATGGGACCGAACACATTTAACTGACATACAAGCAGATTTGCAATCTTTTCTCCACTTTGTTGCTTAACGCATTCGCTTTTATTGAGTGTCAGTTTATTGAACAGGCCCTTAGCTCTGTAGGAACTCCACCAAGTTAGGGCAGAAAAGAATTCATAGAACTTTGATGCATCTGATAATTGCGTGTATATCTTTCCCGTTCCAGACTCCCCAAAACCTAGTTCACAGGTAGGAATACTATTTTCCCATCGTATGAGCTTTATAGTACATTGTTGTAGGTGTGCTACCATTATATAGCCGGAACTGGAAGAAGCGTCGTTAGTGGAGGTCGATGACATAACAGTATTATCCATAGATACTGAATCTACACTATTGTTAACATTCTTCAAAGCCCCAGCACTTGTTATCTCCAGACAATCAGTTTGCCAGATTTGTGGGCTTTGCTCTCTACACCATCTCACTTTACCTATAAATCTTCCTTtcattttaataatattgcCTCTGAAATCATTTAACGAAAATGGCCTCATCTGATCATTTCTATTGTCTGTGGAGGTATTCATCTTCGTCCGAAAATTGAGCCCTTTGAAGATAAGGATAATTTGCCTGCTTCTGAAGAACTTATGAGTATATGTACTTTAGTAGGCTCTTAATTTCCTACTTGTTCCtttgtttgtttttctttctgATGAACGCGCGAATATCATCACCACTTTAattacaattttatttcatcgTAGACGAAACGAGTAGTTCCGTTTATTTGGTAAGCATATACCTGAATTGAGCACTTTGActgtttttctttgtcaTTATAGGCCTAACTTCTAATTTCAGAGTCGTCTCCCTATATGGCTAGGTCCTTGGCTTTTTCAAGACTACATTTTTGCATGCACGCTCATAGCAAACAAACATCCTTACATTTTCTAGTCgacaagaaaaagatgaagCTGCTCTTCAAGGactttcatcaaaaacGTCAACCTGATAAAACGCAGCTTTGTTGGAGCTAAAAGTACTCAAACTTACTATTTCACATAGTCATTGCAGTTGTAATGGGGCAGAAGGGgagcaaaataaaaataactGAAACAGATAGAGCAGTGCTTGagttgaaaagatcaaaagaCGAAATACACAAGTTTACTAAAAGAACCGACCAACTGATAAGTTCAGAAAGAAGTGAACTAAAGAACCTTATGAAAGAGAATCCTCGAAACTATAAAGAGAATACAAAAGTGAgatttttattgaagagAATACATTATCAAGAACATTTACTTGAACGAGCTTCAGACCAACTAATCAACCTAGAAAATATGGTTTCCACAGTAGAGttcaaattaattgaaGCCCACTTTTTGAAAGGTATACAAAACGGTAACGAGCTATTGAAGAAGCTCAATAGGGAGTTCAAAAACTTGGACGAAATACTTGATGATGTTCAAGAGCAGATAGCGTATCAAAACGAAATTGACGAAACTTTGTCGCATTCGCTTGCTGGGGTTAATGActatgaagaagaaattgacaGGGAGTTGGATAGACTAAATAAAGAAGTAAACCCCGAGCAAACAATCAAATTACCTTCCACCGAAGGATTGGCCTCTCTTCCAGAACCTGTGCATAAAGAAGATTTAAAGGATGGCATGCCCTCtcaaaaagttgaaaaagttCCGGGAACAGAAGCAGTACTGCTGTCATAGTTCACTAGTACATTGAAAAACTATTTATAAAGATATAGTATACTTTGGAATGCATCAAATAATTACAAATATATTAGAAGCAATTATATATCACATGattatccaaaattttataacTTACCAGCTTAAATTTATATAGATGTAATTTGTGTACGCACTCCGAAGcgaaaaataaaaaggaCTTTAATTGTCTCGTATTGACATCGTAATAACTGCCACACGAAATAGTGGTAGGCTAAAAGAATACTAAGGGAACTTATTCTCTAGTATATTATTCCGTAGCAATCCATTGGAATAATTGCTGATGTACTGATCTCAACCGAACAATATAAAAGTGAACAACGATAATAAATAGTCTTTCCTCTCATTGGAAAATTGTCATATAATGAGTGCACGAGGTGTTCAACCACCCagaataaaaatggtaTCTGGTTATAATGCAGACAAACCTGATAGATGGACTTTCTTGTAATAATCGATGCATACTACTCGCAAATGCGTCATGAAGAATACATGTATTGCAAAGTTGAAGTAGTATTGCAATATAACGTTTTTTAATCTCCGGGTAGGCTTCTCAATGACCTGGTTATCTAGTCAATTACCTGCTATTAAACTTGAGGGCTTATGTATCTTTATTCATTCgcaaatatttttcctttattCTCGCCTACCATCGATCAAATGAAAACCTCACAAACTCCTTCAGCTTGCGATGGAAACAAATGAATCGAGATTGGAAAAACATTGATCATCGGAGTTCGTTCTGTATAAGATTACAGTTAAAAGAAGCGAACAGGTTGATAATAGTTGGGTTCTTCTAAATTATGCTCTACGAACTAGTAGGAATTGTACGTACACTGAACAATGGTAGTCCAACGGAAGCAAAAGATCTTCTTACTACCCTAGGCAAACTTATTTTGAACAACAGGGGTGTAATAAGAACTATAATTCCAATGGGGGAAAAACAACTaccaaaaataataaaaaaggaCCAAGAGAGACATATTTCTGGTTACCATTTTCTCATGTTGTTTGATTCTTCCGCCTCTGTTCAGTCGGAAATTCTTCGAACACTCAAAAAGGATCCCAGAGTGATAAGatcttcaataataaatgtAAATACAGATAAGCTATTAAACCCACCTTCTTCGATCCAACAGACATTTAGCTATAATTCTATTCTAAATAGGTGACAAACTAATAGAAAAGTAATAGGACTCTGTAAATACAAGTTTATGCTATTCGAATGGCTATAtagaaaattaattttatatttcatGGTTTTTTTGCCAAAGAAGTCAACGTGTATAATTTGCCctttaaaataaatatgtaTATACAAAATGCATTAGATGTTATTCAATCTTCTATTATTCTATCATAGCGAGAGTTATAATATCGCTTTAACACCTTTAAAGCGTTCATAAAGCTACAGGAAAGATTAATCAACACGCTGTTTACCTAATCTGGAGGTTGGATTAAGCAAATCACCTTGTAAGTCCAAAGACGTGTTAGACGTAGCAGATGAGTTATCAtttctatcaaaaatatatgggCTTAGGCTATTTGTGCCTTCTCTTGTATCTCTTCTGTTTAATTCAATACCCAAGTCCATAGCCTGTAATGGGACACTTTCAACATCATTAGAATCGACTTGTAATGGATCAGATCTAACCATATCATACTTCTCAATGGAACTATACGACCATCTACAAAATAAATCCACATCAACTACTGGTAAATGAAAGTACTTGGTGTACTGGAAAACAACGTATGATATTACTGAACCTGCTATCAAATCAACGAAATAATGATGTGTTAGGTACATTGTTGACCACCACAACCAGCACACATAACCAATAAATAGAGGTGTCAGTCTTGGGAAACAATAAGCAAGAAATAGGGCGTCTATTGTGGAACAACCAGAATGCAACGACGGAAATGCGCCAAAGATAACGGATGAGTTCGAAAAGGCTTGTGTGTAAACATTAATATTTAGTAACTTATCAATTCTTGCTAGGCCACCTGGCGAGCCATGCATGCCATAATGAGCTGATTGGAGACCATATAAGATTTTATACCATGGAGGGGCTgctggaaaaaaattctgGATGATAACGCCAAATAAATTCATGTAGCCAAAGGCAAATGAGAATCCCTGTAATATAGTTGGGGGCCCGAAAACGAACAGAACAGCagcaatgaaaaatggaGCACTAAAATGTAGAACACCATAGGGTATCCAGGCTAAAATGTCTAATATTGGGTTTGTAGAAGTTGCCAAAATGTCACTCAGATTGTCACCGTAAAGAATGGTTTCAATAGCGGGTAATACTTTCACAGTGATTGGTGGTCTACTACTTGCTggaaatgaagatgacgtAAAATATAATGCCACCCACGTAAGGATCGGTAaagcattgaaaaagaactGTGAAGTAATTGGAATGATGAATAGAAGACCTAAGAAAGCATAGGCCAAAAATTTGAGGAACCATGGAGCTGGATTCGTTATAAATAcgaataataatacagaTCCTAAAAATCCATAATGGCACCAATCGGCCACACTCATTTTATAACGTTGCAACTTTCGCAGCGTAATCTTTGGATCAAAGCTTGTTTCGAGATCTGCTACATGACAGTTTGGTGGTCGCTCCGACAGGAACCATTTTTCGAGGTATCTTGACATTTAGTTTGAATAGTGCAATTATATTAGGGTTACTCGGAATATAGATGACTCTAAATCTCGTTACTTTGAAATGGAAATATCAAACAACTATTCCTTTTCTTATATAGAACTAGTGATGgtgaaatatcaaaatggatcaaattattgaaataatagTCAAAATTTGCTATCTATAATCACGAGTGATGATGAAGGTTAGTTCAGTCTACTTATTGGAATGTGAGGTCAAAAAAGCTCTGGAGATATGGTTGAGCGGTGTGAAATATGAGCAGCtcgaaaaaaatagtatGGATCAATGTTTATGTGTCTGAGGTTTACTATAAATATGCTTAATTGATCgagaggaaaagaagaaatccaTTCATTTATACGAGCGATGGAATGATggatgattttttttgtttttgtcTTCTCAcgctttcttttttttttttttttggtctGAGAGTCctaattttaatattgGACAGTacaaaatttcttggatGGTAATTGACGCGACGTATGTAACGACTATAGTGGGAATAAAAATGCAAGAGATGAC
Encoded proteins:
- the VPS20 gene encoding ESCRT-III subunit protein VPS20 (similar to Saccharomyces cerevisiae VPS20 (YMR077C); ancestral locus Anc_2.492a); amino-acid sequence: MGQKGSKIKITETDRAVLELKRSKDEIHKFTKRTDQLISSERSELKNLMKENPRNYKENTKVRFLLKRIHYQEHLLERASDQLINLENMVSTVEFKLIEAHFLKGIQNGNELLKKLNREFKNLDEILDDVQEQIAYQNEIDETLSHSLAGVNDYEEEIDRELDRLNKEVNPEQTIKLPSTEGLASLPEPVHKEDLKDGMPSQKVEKVPGTEAVLLS
- the MRP17 gene encoding mitochondrial 37S ribosomal protein bS6m (similar to Saccharomyces cerevisiae MRP17 (YKL003C); ancestral locus Anc_2.508), which encodes MLYELVGIVRTLNNGSPTEAKDLLTTLGKLILNNRGVIRTIIPMGEKQLPKIIKKDQERHISGYHFLMLFDSSASVQSEILRTLKKDPRVIRSSIINVNTDKLLNPPSSIQQTFSYNSILNR
- the BUD2 gene encoding GTPase-activating protein BUD2 (similar to Saccharomyces cerevisiae BUD2 (YKL092C); ancestral locus Anc_2.490), with amino-acid sequence MNTSTDNRNDQMRPFSLNDFRGNIIKMKGRFIGKVRWCREQSPQIWQTDCLEITSAGALKNVNNSVDSVSMDNTVMSSTSTNDASSSSGYIMVAHLQQCTIKLIRWENSIPTCELGFGESGTGKIYTQLSDASKFYEFFSALTWWSSYRAKGLFNKLTLNKSECVKQQSGEKIANLLVCQLNVFGPIVRNKNIQIIDNLEKPDLLFKEKNMEAWGWFPSMGVLKSNGTMDFLLQNDGTLLYSVDITKLLRSEIRALDYSLLMNDSCLFLGILSSLRNQLSVSTENGFFLGYLKNRLADEQLILRFPLKIDQEDWFIALKSFAIPERFSLIASDSSNSLRLSNKFDIGILEADLEAVELDAPNEKPAFYSLVSMWDHAWAKTPIISNTKPFWREEFNFHESLLVESIYIQIMQKVRRGMDKMVGLVKITQAMLSDPVFQKETRVPLYLTSNPSFQVGTICIKINSTANFVLPPTNYAKLERFLSIASLPKIANDVYKVLEVNHSLKLEEVSSTCLDVFQLNERLDEWFQTLIERELSTINKSIYKNSHKNLTSSHIYNSLFRGNSIMTKTTEKYFFRIGNEYLNKSIGAILREIIDDGKSCEIDPSRISKEVLSTDSSIIKQNRKRLITWVKKIWKLIYSTSNDLPPEIRSYLKSFRMSLEKVCAGDESTILNCISGILFLRFFCPVILNPKLFKFTEHHLNDTTRRTLTLLSKTLMNLSTLTLFGKKEPWMIDINSFIEGHKSELLTYVDRVTDRKLDFSTKTLKLQSGITRPKLLMSNFLSKELQSSSYLIDKYLKETEFIYLLNMADNISHKNSDNQNCISQDLSINDITSFLKNASSLDQKNAQIGELEFEKLTENNTEIFGKDLLQYLVLNDIEDDEAGKNSRILDPTSDEVEYSTKQLLQESSLLCYKLQRLIKVLSDYEYPSEVILRDEAYLSLLAKQIYFTKDKRIYICRNNSLTSPKEYFNLFDSSLPNQDVAPLLFDSSSDSGNFSIPSSRCSGSENVRTDGSKNYISGNSNPSRSLSRLTSTKISRFIRVGSSNNIKGQLKQKSDGVRKEDYADSRTVNNTSRKSGMFWFMRK
- the AUR1 gene encoding inositol phosphorylceramide synthase (similar to Saccharomyces cerevisiae AUR1 (YKL004W); ancestral locus Anc_2.507), whose product is MSRYLEKWFLSERPPNCHVADLETSFDPKITLRKLQRYKMSVADWCHYGFLGSVLLFVFITNPAPWFLKFLAYAFLGLLFIIPITSQFFFNALPILTWVALYFTSSSFPASSRPPITVKVLPAIETILYGDNLSDILATSTNPILDILAWIPYGVLHFSAPFFIAAVLFVFGPPTILQGFSFAFGYMNLFGVIIQNFFPAAPPWYKILYGLQSAHYGMHGSPGGLARIDKLLNINVYTQAFSNSSVIFGAFPSLHSGCSTIDALFLAYCFPRLTPLFIGYVCWLWWSTMYLTHHYFVDLIAGSVISYVVFQYTKYFHLPVVDVDLFCRWSYSSIEKYDMVRSDPLQVDSNDVESVPLQAMDLGIELNRRDTREGTNSLSPYIFDRNDNSSATSNTSLDLQGDLLNPTSRLGKQRVD